Proteins from one Aureimonas sp. SA4125 genomic window:
- the rplR gene encoding 50S ribosomal protein L18, whose translation MATQKENLRRRASRVRRSLKKVANGRPRLSVHRSSKNIYAQVIDDVEGRTLAAASTLDADLRKELKTGADTGAAAAVGKLVAARAKEAGVTDVVFDRGAFIYHGRIKALAESAREGGLNF comes from the coding sequence ATGGCTACCCAGAAAGAAAATCTGCGGCGCCGCGCTTCGCGCGTCCGTCGTTCGCTGAAGAAGGTCGCCAACGGACGCCCGCGTCTCTCGGTTCACCGCTCTTCCAAGAACATCTACGCCCAGGTCATCGACGATGTCGAAGGCCGGACGCTTGCCGCCGCATCGACGCTCGACGCGGACCTGCGCAAGGAACTGAAGACCGGCGCCGATACCGGTGCCGCTGCTGCCGTCGGCAAGCTCGTTGCCGCGCGTGCCAAGGAAGCTGGCGTCACCGACGTCGTCTTCGACCGGGGCGCCTTCATCTATCACGGCCGTATCAAGGCTCTTGCCGAGTCGGCCCGCGAAGGCGGCCTGAACTTCTAA
- the rplF gene encoding 50S ribosomal protein L6, with protein sequence MSRIGKKPISIPKGVTATVDGQTVKATGTKGELKFVVNDEVLVKMEDGAIAVDPRDQTKTARSKWGMSRTMIANILSGVEKGFEKKLEINGVGYRASLQGKNLQLALGFSHEVLYPVPEGIQITVPKPTEIVISGIDKQRVGQVAAEIRDYRGPEPYKGKGVKYAGETIVRKEGKKK encoded by the coding sequence ATGTCTCGTATTGGTAAGAAGCCCATTTCCATCCCCAAGGGCGTGACCGCGACGGTCGACGGCCAGACGGTGAAGGCCACGGGCACGAAGGGCGAACTGAAGTTCGTCGTCAACGACGAGGTCCTGGTCAAGATGGAAGACGGCGCGATCGCCGTCGATCCGCGTGACCAGACCAAGACGGCCCGGTCCAAGTGGGGCATGTCGCGCACGATGATCGCCAACATCCTGTCGGGTGTCGAGAAGGGCTTCGAGAAGAAGCTCGAGATCAACGGCGTCGGCTACCGCGCCTCGCTGCAGGGCAAGAACCTGCAGCTGGCTCTTGGTTTTAGCCACGAGGTGCTCTATCCGGTGCCTGAGGGCATCCAGATCACCGTTCCGAAGCCGACCGAGATCGTCATCTCCGGCATCGACAAGCAGCGTGTCGGTCAGGTTGCCGCTGAGATCCGCGACTATCGCGGGCCCGAGCCTTACAAGGGCAAGGGCGTGAAGTACGCGGGCGAAACGATCGTCCGCAAGGAAGGCAAGAAGAAGTAG
- the rpsH gene encoding 30S ribosomal protein S8: MSLSDPLGDMLTRIRNAVMRNKTSVMTPASKLRGRVLDVLKDEGYIRGYTETAFENGKSEFEIELKYYEGGPVIREIARVSKPGRRVYVSAKTIPHIANGLGISVLSTPKGVMADHSAREQNVGGEILCRVV, encoded by the coding sequence ATGTCTTTGTCAGATCCCCTCGGCGATATGCTGACCCGCATCCGCAATGCTGTCATGCGGAACAAGACCTCGGTGATGACCCCGGCTTCCAAGCTGCGCGGCCGCGTTCTCGACGTGCTCAAGGACGAGGGCTACATCCGTGGCTACACGGAAACAGCCTTCGAGAACGGCAAGTCGGAATTCGAGATCGAGCTGAAGTATTACGAAGGCGGCCCGGTCATCCGGGAAATCGCCCGCGTGTCGAAGCCTGGCCGCCGCGTCTACGTGTCGGCGAAGACGATTCCGCACATCGCCAACGGGCTTGGTATCTCGGTCCTGTCGACGCCCAAGGGCGTGATGGCCGACCACAGTGCCCGTGAACAGAATGTCGGCGGCGAGATCCTGTGCCGCGTCGTCTGA
- the rpsN gene encoding 30S ribosomal protein S14, with protein sequence MAKKSSIEKNKHRQELVAKFAAKRAALKVVTKDQSASMEDRFRAQLALAELPRNGSKVRIRNRCEVTGRPRAYYRKLKMSRIALRDLGNNGQIPGIVKSSW encoded by the coding sequence ATGGCTAAGAAAAGCTCGATCGAGAAGAACAAGCACCGCCAGGAACTGGTGGCGAAGTTCGCCGCCAAGCGCGCGGCTCTCAAGGTCGTCACCAAGGACCAGAGCGCCAGCATGGAAGACCGCTTCCGGGCCCAGCTGGCGCTTGCCGAGCTGCCGCGCAATGGCTCCAAGGTCCGCATTCGCAACCGTTGCGAAGTGACCGGGCGCCCGCGCGCTTATTATCGCAAGCTGAAGATGTCGCGTATCGCGCTCCGGGACCTTGGCAACAATGGCCAGATTCCCGGCATCGTGAAGTCGAGCTGGTAA
- the rplE gene encoding 50S ribosomal protein L5 — MSDTQYIPRLKAVYRADIRKALQEEFSYANEMMVPRLDKIVINMGVGEATADSKKPTVAAEDLGRIAGQKPVITKARTSIAGFKVRENMPIGAKVTLRKDKMYEFLDRLIQIALPRVRDFRGLNPKSFDGNGNFAMGIKEHIVFPEINYDKVDQMWGMDIIVCTTAKTDDEARALLKAFNFPFRQ; from the coding sequence ATGTCTGATACCCAGTACATTCCGCGCCTGAAGGCGGTCTACCGGGCCGACATCCGCAAGGCCCTGCAGGAGGAGTTCTCCTACGCCAACGAGATGATGGTCCCGCGTCTGGACAAGATCGTCATCAATATGGGCGTCGGCGAGGCCACGGCCGACTCGAAGAAGCCGACGGTCGCTGCCGAGGACCTCGGCCGCATCGCCGGCCAGAAGCCGGTGATCACGAAGGCCCGCACCTCCATCGCTGGCTTCAAGGTCCGCGAAAACATGCCGATCGGCGCGAAGGTCACGCTGCGCAAGGACAAGATGTACGAGTTCCTGGATCGCCTGATCCAGATCGCTCTGCCCCGCGTCCGCGATTTCCGCGGCCTGAACCCGAAGAGCTTCGATGGCAATGGCAATTTTGCCATGGGCATCAAGGAACACATCGTGTTCCCCGAGATCAACTACGACAAGGTTGATCAGATGTGGGGCATGGACATCATCGTGTGTACGACGGCGAAGACCGACGACGAAGCCCGGGCGCTGCTGAAGGCGTTCAACTTCCCGTTCCGCCAGTAA
- the rplX gene encoding 50S ribosomal protein L24, with amino-acid sequence MQKIKKGDKVVVLAGKDKGRAGEVLKVMPKDDRAVVRGINMVKRHTRQSATQEAGIISKEASIHLSNLSVADPKDGKPTRVGFKVVGEGESARKVRVAKRSGEQIDV; translated from the coding sequence ATGCAGAAGATCAAGAAGGGCGACAAAGTCGTCGTGCTGGCGGGCAAGGACAAGGGCCGTGCCGGCGAAGTGCTGAAAGTGATGCCGAAGGACGATCGCGCCGTGGTGCGCGGGATCAACATGGTCAAGCGCCATACCCGCCAGTCCGCGACGCAAGAAGCCGGCATCATTTCCAAGGAAGCCTCCATCCACCTGTCGAACCTCTCGGTCGCCGATCCCAAGGACGGCAAGCCGACCCGCGTCGGCTTCAAGGTGGTCGGCGAGGGCGAGTCGGCGCGCAAGGTTCGCGTCGCAAAGCGTTCGGGAGAACAGATCGATGTCTGA
- the rplN gene encoding 50S ribosomal protein L14 — MIQMQTNLDVADNSGARRVMCIKVLGGSKRKYASVGDIIVVSIKEAIPRGRVKKGDVMKAVVVRTAKDIRRADGSVIRFDRNAAVLIDNKKEPVGTRIFGPVPRELRGRNHMKIISLAPEVL; from the coding sequence ATGATTCAGATGCAAACAAACCTCGACGTGGCCGACAATTCCGGCGCTCGTCGTGTCATGTGCATCAAAGTGCTCGGCGGCTCGAAGCGGAAGTATGCCTCGGTCGGCGACATCATCGTCGTCTCGATCAAGGAGGCGATCCCGCGCGGCCGCGTGAAGAAGGGCGACGTGATGAAAGCCGTGGTGGTCCGCACCGCGAAAGACATCCGTCGTGCCGACGGTTCGGTGATCCGGTTCGACCGGAATGCCGCCGTTCTCATCGACAACAAGAAAGAGCCGGTCGGCACGCGTATCTTCGGACCGGTCCCCCGCGAGCTTCGTGGTCGCAACCACATGAAGATCATCTCGCTGGCGCCTGAAGTGCTGTAA
- the rpsQ gene encoding 30S ribosomal protein S17: MPKRVLQGTVVSDKNEKTVVVLVERRFTHPLFKKTVRRSKKYKAHDENNLCKVGDQVSIEETRPISKDKTWIVLRDEVPA, from the coding sequence ATGCCCAAACGCGTTTTGCAGGGGACAGTGGTCTCCGACAAGAATGAGAAGACCGTCGTCGTCCTCGTCGAGCGTCGCTTCACGCACCCTTTGTTCAAGAAGACGGTGCGGCGCTCGAAGAAGTACAAGGCGCATGACGAGAACAACCTTTGCAAGGTCGGTGATCAGGTCTCCATCGAGGAGACCCGGCCGATCTCGAAGGACAAGACCTGGATCGTCCTTCGGGACGAGGTCCCGGCCTGA
- the rpmC gene encoding 50S ribosomal protein L29 — protein MKASELKTKTSDELTDALGKLKKEQFNLRFQGATGQIENTSRVRQVRRDIARIKTIARQQAAETKS, from the coding sequence ATGAAAGCCTCCGAGTTGAAGACAAAGACATCCGACGAGCTGACTGACGCTCTGGGCAAGCTGAAGAAAGAGCAGTTCAACCTGCGCTTCCAGGGCGCCACCGGGCAGATCGAGAACACCTCGCGTGTTCGTCAGGTGCGTCGCGATATCGCGCGGATCAAAACCATCGCCCGCCAGCAGGCGGCCGAGACAAAGTCCTGA
- the rplP gene encoding 50S ribosomal protein L16: MLQPKRTKYRKTFKGRIHGAAKSGTNLDYGTYGLKAVEPERVTARQIEAARRAITRQMKRQGRVWIRIFPDVPVTAKPTEVRMGKGKGSVEYWAARVHPGRIMFEIDGVSEELAREAMRLGAAKLPIRTRFVQRIAE, from the coding sequence ATGCTGCAACCAAAGCGCACGAAGTACCGAAAGACGTTCAAGGGGCGCATCCATGGCGCTGCCAAGAGCGGCACGAACCTCGACTACGGCACCTACGGCCTGAAGGCCGTGGAGCCGGAGCGGGTGACCGCGCGTCAGATCGAGGCGGCCCGCCGGGCCATCACGCGTCAGATGAAGCGCCAGGGCCGTGTCTGGATCCGGATCTTTCCGGATGTCCCGGTCACTGCCAAGCCGACCGAAGTGCGCATGGGCAAGGGCAAGGGTTCCGTCGAATATTGGGCGGCGCGTGTTCATCCCGGCCGTATCATGTTCGAGATCGACGGTGTATCCGAGGAGCTCGCCCGCGAGGCGATGCGACTCGGCGCTGCGAAGCTGCCGATCAGAACGCGCTTCGTCCAGCGCATTGCCGAATAA
- the rpsC gene encoding 30S ribosomal protein S3: MGQKINPTGFRLGINQTWDSRWYANTGEYGILLHEDLAIRKFLMEELKQAAVSKIVIERPHKKCRITIHSARPGIVIGKKGADIEKLRKQLASMTKAETHINIVEVRKPETDATLVAQSIAQQLERRVAFRRAMKRAVQSAMRLGAEGIRINCGGRLGGAEIARMEWYREGRVPLHTLRADIDYGTAEAHTAYGVCGVKVWIFKGEILEHDPMASERRAIEGDQSGGGNRRREHA; the protein is encoded by the coding sequence ATGGGTCAGAAAATCAATCCGACCGGTTTCCGGCTCGGGATCAATCAGACCTGGGATTCGCGCTGGTATGCGAACACCGGCGAGTACGGCATTCTCCTCCACGAGGACCTTGCGATCCGCAAGTTCCTGATGGAAGAGCTGAAGCAGGCGGCGGTCTCCAAGATCGTCATCGAGCGTCCGCACAAGAAGTGCCGCATCACGATCCACTCGGCGCGTCCGGGCATCGTCATCGGCAAGAAGGGTGCGGACATCGAGAAGCTGCGCAAGCAGCTGGCTTCGATGACCAAGGCCGAGACGCACATCAACATCGTCGAGGTGCGCAAGCCTGAGACCGACGCGACGCTCGTCGCGCAGTCGATCGCCCAGCAGCTCGAGCGCCGCGTCGCCTTCCGTCGCGCCATGAAGCGCGCCGTCCAGTCGGCGATGCGCCTGGGTGCCGAAGGCATCCGTATCAACTGCGGCGGCCGCCTTGGCGGCGCCGAGATCGCGCGCATGGAATGGTACCGCGAGGGACGCGTTCCGCTGCACACGCTCCGGGCCGACATCGACTACGGCACGGCCGAAGCGCACACCGCATACGGCGTCTGTGGCGTCAAGGTCTGGATCTTCAAGGGCGAGATCCTCGAACATGATCCGATGGCGTCCGAGCGCCGCGCGATCGAGGGCGATCAGTCCGGTGGCGGTAACCGCCGTCGCGAACACGCCTGA
- the rplV gene encoding 50S ribosomal protein L22 yields the protein MGKPKLERQLKDTEARAVARTIRVSPQKLNLVAAMIRGKKVSAALADLTFSRKRISETVLKTLQSAIANAENNHDLDVDALVVSEAYVGKSITMKRFHARGRGRASRVEKPFSHLTIVVREVAEVEEAA from the coding sequence ATGGGCAAGCCAAAGCTGGAACGCCAGCTGAAGGATACCGAGGCGCGCGCCGTCGCGCGGACGATCCGTGTCAGCCCGCAGAAGCTCAATCTCGTCGCTGCGATGATCCGCGGCAAGAAGGTTTCGGCCGCTTTGGCCGACCTGACCTTCTCGCGCAAGCGGATCTCGGAGACGGTGCTGAAGACGCTGCAGAGCGCGATCGCCAACGCCGAGAACAACCACGATCTCGACGTCGACGCACTCGTCGTCTCCGAGGCCTATGTCGGCAAGTCGATCACCATGAAGCGTTTCCACGCTCGTGGCCGCGGTCGCGCCAGCCGGGTGGAGAAGCCGTTTTCGCATCTGACTATCGTCGTTCGCGAAGTCGCTGAAGTCGAGGAGGCCGCCTGA
- the rpsS gene encoding 30S ribosomal protein S19, producing the protein MARSVWKGPFVDGYLLKKADKVREGGRNEVIKIWSRRSTILPQFVGLTFGVYNGSKHIPVNVNEDMIGHKFGEFSPTRTYYGHGADKKSKRK; encoded by the coding sequence ATGGCACGTTCCGTCTGGAAGGGTCCGTTCGTCGATGGCTACCTTCTCAAGAAAGCCGACAAGGTCCGTGAAGGCGGCCGCAACGAGGTGATCAAGATCTGGAGCCGTCGCTCCACGATCCTGCCGCAGTTCGTCGGTCTCACCTTCGGCGTCTACAACGGCAGCAAGCACATCCCGGTCAACGTCAACGAGGACATGATCGGCCATAAGTTCGGCGAGTTTTCCCCGACCCGGACCTATTACGGGCACGGCGCCGACAAGAAGTCGAAGAGGAAGTAA
- the rplB gene encoding 50S ribosomal protein L2, with amino-acid sequence MALKNYNPVTPSTRQLVLVDRSSLWKGKPVKILTEGLSQKGGRNNTGRITARYQGGGHKRSYRIIDFKRRKFDMVGTVERLEYDPNRTAFIALIKYEDGHLAYILAPQRISAGDKVVSGLSGIDIKPGNAMPLSAMPVGTIVHNVEMKPEKGGQIARSAGTYAQLVGRDAGMAILRLNSGEQRLVSGMCFATVGAVSNADHGNINLGKAGRNVWLGKRPHVRGVAMNPVDHPHGGGEGRTSGGRHPVSPWGQPTKGKRTRQNKATDQFIMRSRHQRKK; translated from the coding sequence ATGGCATTGAAAAATTACAATCCGGTGACGCCGAGCACACGCCAGCTCGTCCTCGTCGACCGTTCCTCCCTCTGGAAGGGCAAGCCGGTCAAGATTCTGACCGAAGGCCTGTCGCAGAAGGGTGGACGCAACAATACCGGCCGCATCACCGCGCGCTATCAGGGCGGCGGGCACAAGCGCTCTTACCGCATCATCGACTTCAAGCGCCGCAAGTTCGACATGGTCGGCACGGTCGAACGGCTCGAATACGATCCGAACCGCACCGCGTTCATCGCGCTGATCAAGTACGAGGACGGACATCTTGCCTACATCCTCGCGCCACAGCGCATTTCCGCCGGCGACAAGGTCGTCTCGGGTCTGTCGGGTATCGACATCAAGCCGGGCAATGCGATGCCGCTTTCGGCCATGCCGGTCGGCACGATCGTCCACAATGTCGAGATGAAGCCGGAGAAGGGTGGTCAGATCGCCCGCTCCGCCGGCACCTACGCACAGTTGGTCGGCCGTGATGCCGGCATGGCGATCCTGCGTCTCAACTCGGGCGAACAGCGCCTGGTGTCGGGCATGTGCTTTGCCACGGTCGGCGCGGTGTCGAATGCCGATCACGGCAACATCAATCTCGGCAAGGCCGGACGTAACGTCTGGCTCGGCAAGCGTCCGCATGTTCGCGGTGTCGCGATGAACCCGGTCGATCACCCGCACGGTGGTGGTGAAGGCCGTACCTCGGGCGGCCGTCATCCGGTGTCGCCATGGGGTCAGCCGACCAAGGGCAAGCGGACCCGCCAGAACAAGGCGACCGACCAGTTCATCATGCGCTCGCGCCATCAGCGCAAGAAGTAA
- a CDS encoding 50S ribosomal protein L23, with protein sequence MSDLRHYDVITSPVITEKSTMVSEFNQVVFNVPKTATKPQIKAAVEYLFGVKVTGVNTLIRKGKTKRFRGRIGHQSDQKKAIVTLAEGQSIDVSTGL encoded by the coding sequence ATGAGCGACCTTCGCCATTACGACGTCATCACCAGCCCGGTGATCACGGAAAAGTCGACCATGGTGTCCGAGTTCAACCAGGTCGTCTTCAACGTTCCGAAGACCGCGACGAAGCCGCAGATCAAGGCGGCCGTCGAGTATCTCTTCGGCGTCAAGGTCACCGGTGTGAACACGCTGATCCGCAAGGGTAAGACGAAGCGCTTCCGGGGCCGCATCGGTCATCAGAGCGACCAGAAGAAGGCCATCGTGACGCTGGCCGAGGGCCAGTCGATCGACGTGTCGACGGGCCTCTGA
- the rplD gene encoding 50S ribosomal protein L4, which yields MDITIKSLDGKDAGTVTLAEEIFGLMPREDILQRMVRWQLAKRQQGTHSTLGRAEIARTGAKLYKQKGTGRARHGSARAPQFRGGGQAHGPKSRSHAHDLPKKVRQLALRHALSAKARTGSIVVIDDLTATDAKTKNMVSTFEGLGLANALFIGGPVLDVNFSRSARNIPNIDVLPVQGINVYDILRRHTLVLSKAAVEALEERFK from the coding sequence ATGGACATTACGATCAAGTCTCTCGACGGCAAGGATGCCGGTACCGTCACGCTCGCCGAAGAGATCTTCGGCCTGATGCCGCGCGAGGACATTCTGCAGCGCATGGTTCGCTGGCAGCTGGCCAAGCGCCAGCAGGGCACGCACTCGACCCTCGGCCGCGCCGAGATCGCGCGCACCGGCGCCAAGCTCTACAAGCAGAAGGGCACCGGACGTGCCCGTCACGGCTCGGCGCGTGCGCCGCAGTTCCGCGGCGGTGGTCAGGCCCATGGCCCGAAGTCGCGCAGCCACGCCCATGACCTGCCGAAGAAGGTTCGCCAGCTCGCGCTGCGCCACGCTCTTTCGGCCAAGGCCCGCACGGGTTCGATCGTCGTCATCGACGATCTGACGGCGACGGATGCCAAGACTAAGAACATGGTCTCGACGTTCGAAGGTCTCGGCCTTGCCAACGCGCTGTTCATCGGCGGCCCGGTCCTCGACGTGAACTTCTCGCGTTCGGCCCGCAACATCCCGAACATCGACGTGCTGCCGGTCCAGGGCATCAACGTCTACGACATTCTCCGCCGGCATACCCTGGTTCTGTCCAAGGCTGCGGTTGAAGCTCTGGAGGAGCGGTTCAAATGA
- the rplC gene encoding 50S ribosomal protein L3, whose product MRSGVIAQKVGMTRVYNDAGEHVPVTVLKIENCQVVAQRTEDKHGYTAVQLGAGLAKVNRTSKAMRGVFAQVSVEPKKRLVEFRVSEDNMIELGAELTAEHFVPGQKVDVTGTSVGKGFQGSMKRHNFGGGRATHGNSVSHRAHGSTGQRQDPGKVFKGKKMAGHMGSTRVTTQNLEVVRTDADKGLILIRGAVPGSKGGWILIRDAVKMALPEAAPKPAGLRASANGGNETAAASEGAE is encoded by the coding sequence ATGCGTTCAGGTGTGATTGCACAGAAGGTCGGCATGACCCGCGTCTATAACGACGCCGGCGAACATGTTCCGGTCACCGTTCTCAAGATCGAGAACTGCCAGGTCGTGGCTCAGCGGACCGAGGACAAGCACGGCTACACCGCCGTGCAGCTCGGCGCCGGGCTCGCCAAGGTCAACAGGACGTCCAAGGCCATGCGCGGCGTTTTCGCGCAGGTCTCGGTCGAGCCGAAGAAGCGGCTCGTCGAGTTTCGCGTGTCGGAAGACAACATGATCGAGTTGGGTGCCGAACTCACCGCCGAGCATTTCGTCCCCGGCCAGAAGGTCGATGTGACGGGAACGTCGGTCGGCAAGGGCTTCCAGGGTTCGATGAAGCGCCACAACTTCGGTGGTGGTCGCGCGACCCACGGCAACTCGGTTTCCCACCGTGCGCACGGTTCGACCGGACAGCGTCAGGACCCGGGCAAGGTGTTCAAGGGCAAGAAGATGGCCGGCCACATGGGCTCGACCCGCGTGACGACCCAAAACCTCGAAGTCGTCCGCACGGACGCCGACAAGGGCCTGATCCTCATCCGCGGCGCCGTGCCGGGATCGAAGGGCGGCTGGATCCTGATCCGCGACGCCGTGAAAATGGCGCTTCCGGAAGCCGCACCGAAGCCGGCTGGCCTTCGCGCGTCTGCAAACGGCGGCAACGAGACCGCGGCAGCCTCCGAGGGAGCGGAATAA